In a genomic window of Wyeomyia smithii strain HCP4-BCI-WySm-NY-G18 chromosome 1, ASM2978416v1, whole genome shotgun sequence:
- the LOC129717166 gene encoding probable salivary secreted peptide produces MKCLVLVAILIAFGGLVYCQSNNYFFGSKTPYDVMLNRTIATKSSSMLQVKTMDLVYPLKGQIGRNITAINITDQYINGKGGYAFLQAGGPGYNYTTIHLKSQRGNGFSFIVEIYGR; encoded by the exons ATGAAGTGCCTAGTGTTGGTCGCTATTTTGATTGCTTTCGGTGGTCTGGTGTACTGTCAGAGTAACAATTACTTTTTCGGTTCCAAAACTCCGTACGATGTTATGCTGAACCGCACTATCGCCACCAAGTCCTCATCGATGCTACAGGTCAAGACCATGGATTTGGTGTACCCGCTCAAG GGTCAAATTGGTCGCAATATAACCGCAATCAACATCACTGATCAGTACATCAACGGTAAGGGTGGCTACGCTTTCCTGCAGGCCGGTGGTCCCGGCTATAACTACACGACGATTCATTTGAAATCGCAGCGGGGAAATGGATTTAGTTTTATTGTGGAGATTTACGGCCGTTAA